The Veillonellaceae bacterium nucleotide sequence CCAGGAATTAACTTGCTGTGAAATTGCCGAAAATCATCTTCAGCCAGCTCTAAAATGCGTTCGCGTATTGTCTTTTCCATCGAGTTCTCCTATATGTTTGATTGACTTTATTCTAGCATAAAAGAAACAGACACTCGACCCTTACAGCGTTTGACGTTCCGAATATTTTATGGTATGGTTATTTAGTATATGGAATAACAGGCCGCCGTTATCGGACGGCCTTTGTTTTTAGCCGGTATAAGTTCAGCTGCCGGCTTATGCCATGCTAGTGCAGGGTAAGCCGGATTACTATAGAAAGTTAAATGAAGGAAGGCGGAATTAAGGTTGATTAGCACAAGTAATTTAAGTCTTACATTTGGCAAGCGCGCGTTGTTTGAGGATGTTAATATCAAATTTACACCCGGCAACTGCTATGGTTTAATTGGTGCCAATGGCACTGGTAAGTCTACTTTTCTCAAAATACTGTCGGGCGAGATTGAGCCAACTACCGGTTCGGTATCAATTACACCCGGTGAACGTCTGGCTGTATTAAAACAGAATCATTACGAATTTGATGAATGCGAAGTCTTAAAGACAGTAATTATGGGCCATGCCCGGTTATATCAGATTATGGAAGAAAAGGAAGCGCTTTATGCCAAACCCGACTTTTCAGACGAAGACGGCATGAAGGTATCAGAGCTTGAAGGCGAGTTTGCCGAACTTAATGGCTGGGAGGCTGAAACTGAAGCTGCTAAGCTGTTGAATGGTTTAGGCATTCCTGAAGCGCTTCATAATAGCCTGATGAAAGATTTAAGCGGTAATGAAAAGGTTCGTGTACTGTTGGCGCAGGCTTTATTCGGTAATCCTGATATTCTGCTCCTTGACGAACCGACCAACCACTTAGATGTTGAGGCTATTCAATGGCTTGAGGATTTCTTATACAGCTTCGAAAATACCGTAATTGTTGTATCCCATGACCGTCACTTCTTAAATACAGTTTGCACTCATATTGCGGATATTGATTTTGGCAAGATCCAACTTTTTGTAGGCAACTATGATTTTTGGCTGGAATCAAGTGAGTTAGCTATGAAACTTGCCAAAGAGGCCAATAAAAAGACCGAAGAAAAAATGAAGGAACTGCAAAATTTTATTCAACGTTTTAGTGCCAATGCTTCTAAATCAAAACAAGCAACTTCCCGGAAGAAGCTTTTGGAAAAGTTAACTTTAGAAGATATTAAGCCGTCTTCCCGTAAATATCCCTATATTGCTTTCAAGCCGGACCGTGAAGCTGGCGATCAATTGCTTAATATTGAGGGTCTAAGCAAGACTATTGATGGCGAAAAGGTTTTAGATAATGTTACATTCAGAGTCGAGAAGGGCGATAAGATTGCCTTTGTCGGTGAAAATGGCCTTGCCAAAACAACGCTTTTTAAAATATTAATGGGCGAGTTAGAGGCAGACAGTGGTGAGTTTAAGTGGGGCATAACCACTTCGCAGGCATATTTCCCCAAAGACAATTCCAGATTCTTCGACGGTGTTAAGCTAAATCTCGTTGATTGGCTGCGGCAGTTTTCACGTGACCAGGAGGAAACCTTTATCCGTGGTTTCCTAGGTAGAATGCTGTTCTCCGGCGAAGAAACCCAAAAAGAGGCCAGTGTTTTATCCGGTGGTGAAAAGGTACGGTGTATGTTTGCCCGTATGATGTTAAGTGGCGCAAATGTTCTAATCCTCGATGAGCCTACCAACCACTTGGATCTGGAGTCGATTACGGCGCTAAACAATGGTTTGATAAGTTTTGACGGTACTATCCTGTTTGTCTCCCATGACCATCAGTTTGTTCAAACTGTAGCTAACCGGATTATCGAAATTACCGACAACGGTATAATTGATAAGCGCACAACCTATGATGAGTACCTTGAAAGTAAGGCAAAGGCAAAAGCAAAAAAATAGTTAAATACAAAAAACCAGCTGTGAGCATAATGTCCAGCTGGTTTTTTAGCATTTGAGATTATAACTTCAAGCTTGCGCCGAAGCCAAAACCGTTGCGGCTGCTGCCTTCATCAGGGTTGATTGAACGGTAGTTAAGGTTAAGATCAACGTTGTGGGCCACTTGATAGTTGGCACCAAGCTGCAGCTCTTTAAAATCGCCGTTTCCGACCAGTGAAGCGTAACCATCCCAAGCCGGAGCTAATGGAGCAGTTGCAGCCAAGCCCAGATAAAACTTAGAGTCATGACCGTAATCACGGCTGCCAACAATTCCTCTCAGGTTATTGTTTAGATTAAATTGGCCATAGATGTCATCGATGTCACCACCGCGATCGAAGTCGGTATTTTCCAGGCCAAGCGTAAAGCTCTTTGAAAATTTGTGCTCAAGGTAGAAAGTATCGCTGTCGAGATCGCCATTGTTCATAACGATGCCGATGGCTGTTTGACCTTGGTTCAAATCATTAATAGGTGCGGCAAAGCCGGTGGCCAAGTTGACAGAGAACAAAGCAGCTAAGCCAATTACTATTTTTTTCAAAGTAAACCCTCCAATATGTATATTTCTCTTGAAATATAACAAAACACTGACTGGTCAGTCAATGAGTCTTATTACCTATATTAAAATGTAAATAGGACTGAAGGCTGTTTTATAGCCATTGTACTCGGGCAGCCGGTTTTCGCAACCGGCACTAAAATCCTGGCTATCTATAGTTCTTTAAGCACTATTTCATTCAATGGCAGTCTGGGGCGAGGGCCAGGGGACTGGTCAGGGAAGCCAATCGGTAGTAGGGCCACGACATTGTATCTTTCATCTAACCCAAGCACTTCTTTCGTTTTTGCTTGGTCAAACATCATTATCCAGCAACTTCCGAAGCCCAAGTCTGTCGCTCTGAGTGTAATATGGTCAATAGCTATAGCCACATTTAGCGATAAGTAGGCGGCGGCTGAGGCCTCATCCCAGTCTTTTTTTCGAGGCTGGATTGGTGATTTGGGGTCGTCTAATGGCGTATCCACGAAAGCGCCGGCCTCTTTTAATTCTCGATAACGTTTAGTTGACGATCCAAGGGCTTTGGTATCTACGCAGCAAGCGATCACAACAGGCGCGTCAGCTACAAAGGGCAGGGGAGTACAGTTACGCAGTTTGGCTCTTGCTTCCGGACTTTTAATTACAACATAACGTGTCGGCTGAAGATTAGATCCTGACGGAGCGAGGCGTCCTGCATCTAACAGTTCCCTAATGGTAGCATCGGGTACTGGCGTGGACTTAAATTTACGGATGCTTCGGCGTGCTTTTATGGCATCAATTACTTCCATGCTATCACCTCTTAATCATAATTCTTATCCTATATTATCCAATATGAACAATACTTTATCAACATGCTCTCAATAAGTCAGCCATAAATGAGATTTGCTTCGGGATTTGTGTATTTAACGGATAAAAAATACCAGGTAACATTAGTTACCTGGCTAAGATACTCACAGTTTAGAACCGACGGCGGCGGAAAAGGAAAAAGAATGGAAAGAAAAATGGGAAAAATCTAAACCGCGGGAAGAATCTAGATCTCCGTCGTCCGAATCCGCCAAAGCCGCCGAATCCATCGGGATTGCCATTAGGATTACCATCGGGGTTGCCATTGTCATCTTCCATTACTCCTAGTTCGGCCGGTGCACCGCACATTGGGCATTCTTCAAGTTCTTCGTCATGCTCGCAGCCGCAGTAAGCACATACTCTAACTACGGTATGACCGCAGTCGCAGTCTTCGTAAACCCTATACCTCATAACGTAGGTGCCGATACATCTTCGACCGAGTACCGGCATAGGTTCGCATGATGGCATACACTCATGATCTGGCATACAGTCATAGTCATTTCTTGGTTTAGAGCGCTCCATATCATACCTCCAGTGATTTTTTTTGCGGGTTCTAATGTATTTTATGCACAGTTATGGTAATGTGTTAAGTTAATTTACCCGCCGCGTGACAAAAAAAAATAGACCACTTACGTGGTCTATTTTTTTACCTTTGTGGGTAACACTTTCTAGGGTTGCAGACTCGTGGGAAGCAATTAATTCTAGGGAAACATTGCTGGCGCGGGAAACAAACTTGGCGGGGGAAGCATTGGCGCGGGAAACAAATTTGACGTGGGAAACAGACTTGACGAGGGACGCAGGGGCGCGGTAGACATCCTACACGCGGGTAACAATTTTGGCGAGGATAACAATTTACTCTTGGGTTGCAGTTTTGCCTAGGATAACAGTTAGGCCTAGGTGAGCACATAGCCGTAACGGTAATCTGCCTATCGTCGTATTCTTCGTCAAAATCTTCTTCCCAATCGGTGATTTCCGGATAATCGTCATCCCAATCAAATTGGTTATAATCTGACACTTTGACACCTCCAAAAAATTGGTTAAGTATTTAATACATAATATTCGCAGATGTGAACTTAGGTGACTGAGGCTATGGAGGGATTTAAATAAAACCACTTAATGGAAATATTTTCATAATTACGGAATACAGTTTAGGATAACCCATACCCATTAGTATAGAGGATTTTTGCTTGGCCTGGCGTCTATAGCTTAATCTGGATTAAGGAGGGAGACTATGGCGGGAAAAGTAGTGATCTTAGGGACCCTCGATACTAAGGGGCAGGAGTTTAAGTATATTAAGGAGCTTATTGAAAGCACCGGTGCAGCAACTATTGTTATCAACGCGGGCGTAAAAGGCCAGCCTTACTTTGACCCCGACATTTCTAACATCGAAGTGGCCCGAGCAGGCGGAAGGGAGCTTGAAGAGCTGATTGCCCGCGACGATCGGGGGCTGGCTGTTGATATCATGATGCGGGGCAGTGTAAGTATTGTGGCTGACTTATATCGGCAGGGACAGGCAGCGGGATTATCAGCCTGGGGGGAACGGCAGGCACAACAATTGGAACTGCCGCTATGCAGAGCCTGCCGGTCGGCGTGCCTAAAGTCATGGTTTCGACGGTAGCTTCAGGCGATACGCGGCCTTATGTCGGCGAAAAAGATATCACCATGATGTATTCCGTCGTTGATATCAGTGGCATCAACAGCATTTCACGCCGTATCTTAGCCAATGCCGCCTTTGCTATAGCCGGCATGGTCAGCGGTGAGATACCCGGAATTCAGGATGAGAAACCACTAATTGGAGCAACAATGTTTGGTGTTACTACGCCCTGCGTAACCAAGGCCAGACAGTATTTGGAGGGGAAGGGCTATGAAGTGCTGGTTTTCCATGCTACCGGTGCGGGCGGCCGAGCTATGGAAGCCTTGATAGAAGGCGGTTTTATAAAAGGTGTTCTTGATATCACAACCACCGAGTGGGCTGACGAATTAGTGGGC carries:
- a CDS encoding ATP-binding cassette domain-containing protein, which gives rise to MISTSNLSLTFGKRALFEDVNIKFTPGNCYGLIGANGTGKSTFLKILSGEIEPTTGSVSITPGERLAVLKQNHYEFDECEVLKTVIMGHARLYQIMEEKEALYAKPDFSDEDGMKVSELEGEFAELNGWEAETEAAKLLNGLGIPEALHNSLMKDLSGNEKVRVLLAQALFGNPDILLLDEPTNHLDVEAIQWLEDFLYSFENTVIVVSHDRHFLNTVCTHIADIDFGKIQLFVGNYDFWLESSELAMKLAKEANKKTEEKMKELQNFIQRFSANASKSKQATSRKKLLEKLTLEDIKPSSRKYPYIAFKPDREAGDQLLNIEGLSKTIDGEKVLDNVTFRVEKGDKIAFVGENGLAKTTLFKILMGELEADSGEFKWGITTSQAYFPKDNSRFFDGVKLNLVDWLRQFSRDQEETFIRGFLGRMLFSGEETQKEASVLSGGEKVRCMFARMMLSGANVLILDEPTNHLDLESITALNNGLISFDGTILFVSHDHQFVQTVANRIIEITDNGIIDKRTTYDEYLESKAKAKAKK
- a CDS encoding oxidoreductase; the encoded protein is MEVIDAIKARRSIRKFKSTPVPDATIRELLDAGRLAPSGSNLQPTRYVVIKSPEARAKLRNCTPLPFVADAPVVIACCVDTKALGSSTKRYRELKEAGAFVDTPLDDPKSPIQPRKKDWDEASAAAYLSLNVAIAIDHITLRATDLGFGSCWIMMFDQAKTKEVLGLDERYNVVALLPIGFPDQSPGPRPRLPLNEIVLKEL